Within Spinacia oleracea cultivar Varoflay chromosome 4, BTI_SOV_V1, whole genome shotgun sequence, the genomic segment caagatagactgtcaggatcagtcctgtgactaagaaatgtctatcaactgaacttgaatgtcaaaagttgaaaatggtccctggtcggagttttctataaagatggacgcatagaaaacgttagacgactagaatgcaagatgactagtagttctgtttcttgaactatgtggacatggcaatgtcgtaatcatttgcatagatacttactttgggaagactagtatcggacagacctatgaaactttactgtaagagatgaaaatctgtcataagtaaatttcattaaaattattagacactaaatcctcaatacctgagtgatttgagattacttgtttgagaactggttactttgacgttgaccaaccgtcgcaccgtaaaaggaggctataaaggcaacgctcaggtaatcacctatcaaacgaagtctaatctcaagatcgcaagattgggattgtcctcccataaatcgggatgagatgcttaaaagttgtacaaggccactcggagagctagaaactgtaaaatgcatggccgtgctcggatgaatcataggctatgattatctgtttatttgatcagttgaactctaaaatcgagaaacacctctggacataataaggatgacaactcttaccttatgttcaagagcaagcatcgagcgacaaaggaattaggaaatgcacacttgtccctaaggacaagtgggagactgaaggaaataatgcccttgatccaagtatgcatataaatattaagtctaataaatgcggttcagtattaattaacaagttaataattcagtgagatcaagtgaactgaatgcctagctagaggccgcttcagttcaagtggaattagttatattaatccacagcttactcttgactgaacccgtagggtcacacaaatagtacgtaaacggatcaagtatttaatggcattaaatactccatctatggatattcggaatcgacggatctcagtttcagtgggagctaagatcgtcaaaggcaagaaatgaatactccggaaacgatgatattgccggaagcggaaatatggatcgtatcggaaatataaatattatccaagtcgtagatgttgccggaaacggaaacatggtacgtatcggaaaatattatcggaaatggaaatattgtcggaatcagaaatattgccggaaacggaaatattgtctgaatcggaaatattatcggaatcggaaaataattccggaaatggaaatattaaatattcggttttttcatgaaatgcccctgaggtttcacaaaacgcaccaaatacacccgcgcgtttcaaaatacaatatatacccctatttttaaaaaaaatgcaccaaatgcccTTAAATATCTTTAATGACTAACGGTCGTTAACTCCGTTAGTATTAACCTCTAATTGCCTCTACTTAACTCTAGCTAacaaatataatttaatttgaagcccaaaattgaagaacaataaatctgaaaatcgaAGAACAAAACCCATAAATTTGAAGAAGAGAATATGAAATTTTCAGAGTTTAATTCCTAAAATCAAAAatctaaactacaaattcgaattGTAGTGGCTCTAATCTCTCTCTAATCTACCTATATTCTGTTGTTTTTCGTGGTTGTGGCTGCTGCTGTTGCTATTCTATGCTCACGAACTCAACTCCAAAATCTAAAATAGGaaaacaacaaaaatcaaaatctgaaaaacaTAAAAGGCTATTCTCTTTCTCCTCTAATTGCAGTTGCTCCCtcaaaccaaaaataagaaCAGATCTGCTGAAGAACGATTCGAGAACGACGTTTTGATTTGAATTGGGCGAGGTAGAATAGCAGCAGTTGCGATTAGGATAGAAAATAGCGCAAGGTAGTTAGAATTAGATTAGATAATCAGAAACAATTTGTAGATTACAATGAATTTCGTtttcatattttaatttccgattttgttttcttatttttgttctTGGGGCTGAGTTCTTCTGCGGGAAGAGATAGCAGCAGTAGGAGCAAATAGATGAGTAGAATAGCAGCGATTGGTATTAGAGTAGAGGGAGATTGAATCGAATTTGTAGTTGAAAATTTAGGAATCAAATTAAACTCTCAAATTTCAGATTATCTTTTCCAATTTTCCTGGtttattttgttcttcattttcaggttcattttgttcttcattttcagatttttcaCGATTTCAATTCACTTGAAAATCTGGGTCCgaatatttgggggtttgagtTAGCAATTGATGTGTGATGAAGATAGTTTGAAGAAGGAAAAATGTCGATGGGTTCACTTTGATGCCCAGAAAAAAGCAGACGTGAgattgagaggagagaggagagtgagaggagagaggagattTAGAGTTCATTAGGGTTCATTAGGTGTTAATTAGGATTAATTAGGCTAATCAGTAGTTAATTAGGGTTAAAGTAGGATTAGTTAGATTAATTAAGAGTTAATGTTAACGGAgttagacttccgttaagtctaggggcatttggtgcaaataagtttaaatagggatatattatgtattttgaaacgcgcgggtgtatttggtgcgtttcgtgaaacctcaggggtatttcaaaccgttaaatatttgttcgaaacggaaattaattcttgaatcggaaatattaaatattgttcgtatcggaaatgaattccggaaccgggaatttaatcggaagcgcatcgtacgaattagcatcggacgaggcttcccagcaagccaagcgcccaaacacggagctgccacagcctcgccaggcccagcgcaaggccaggcccagcaaggcgcgcgcgggcttatgctcgtgggctgcgaggcagcgcctgctcgtgtgggccgcaaggcctgcgcgggtgcgtgcgttcctcgtagtcgtgcaacactcgtgtttgtaacgaatcctaatcctattggaatttgtgcattgattaaatcctaatcctaatcctaagagattaaatttattatttagagttctaataggattctaattaataaatccatatcctagtaggattataattcctttccataaactctataaatataggcctagggtcacatatttaacagaagattttgaagtattcaaatgcaagatttttaagcaaaaatcagccgaacacttgcaacccaaatagccgaaaatctaagtaaccttaagggcgattctagttggtcaagcttaaggcggatccggatgtactgtggactatctacggagggacgacacttggagtcctaaagacttgttcttgttcggttcgggcgcagctagggagggcacgctacaaagtgtatgcatctgaattatgctaaatgattatgtgtaaataatatgtttcctggccttatggtttttccgcatgatttatgtttattcatatgtatcataacctaacattttatGCATACATGTTTCAGGTGCATATTTCTAATAACTCTTTTTTAAACCTTATCCTAAAAATCGTATACTTAGACCTTTATGACCAAAACAAGTATTTTGTGTTATAAATGCGGCAACATCTTGATTCTCTAATCTTAAGAGGTCGGCGATCGTCTACTGCAACAATTTTTTGTCGATAACTgtgtcaaaatgcaagccaataATTTGAGGTGGATTGCACTCATCCAAGATAAGATACATGCTGATTTGTACAAGGGTTTAGAGGATTCTTTACATGCTGGAGAGCATAACACAGGTCCATATTGATTTAATAAAATCGATTATATTACACTCAATATTTCATACATTGTTTCATATGCAATAAAGTTTGTGTATACAATGTCTATTTGCAGAAAATGTTGGACGACGGACCATACTACCGTCTTCATTCGTAGGAAGTCCAAGAGATATGCACCAGAGGTATCAAGATGCCATGGCATTGGTTCATAAGTTTGGCAAGCCCGATATATTTCTTACAATGACATGCAATCCGTCTTGGCCAGAGATACAATCAAAATTGTTGGTCATACAAGTTCCAAACGATCGTCCAGACCTTCTGACACGGGTTTTTCATGCTAAACTTGAAGAGTTGAAAAAGGATGTTCTAGAAAGGGGCATCCTCGGAACGGTTGTTGCTTATGTATATGTGATTGAATTCCAAAAGAGTGGTCTTCCACATGTTCATATGTTATTAATTCTTGATCAAAATGACAAGCTAACCACTCCAGATGACTTTGATAAGATTGTGAGAGCAGTGATTCCCGATGAACAACAAGAACCAAAATTGTATAAGGGAGTTCTTAAACACATGATTCATGGCCCGTGTGGTGTTCTCAACCACAAATCCCCGTGTATGAAACAAGGAAGTTGTAAGAAAGGATTACCTAAGGAATTCTCCAATGATACAAAGCAAGGCAATGACTCATATCCTCTTTACCGTCGTCCACAAGATCGTCCAGCAGTACCATTGCGTGAGAATTCACGAGTTCGTGTAGATAATCGGTGGGTAGTCCCATATAATCCATTTTTTCTCTTAAAGTATGATTGTCACGTCAATATTGAGATATGCAGCAGCATCAAGTGTGTCAAGTATCTGTATAAGTACATCCATAAGGGTTCAGATAGAGTTTGAATAGAAGTTCATAACGGAGATGAGATTGCACAATATGTCGATGCACGGTGGATTTGTGCACCCGAAGCTATGTGAAAACTTTACAAATTTCCCATGACTAGAATATGTCCTGCCGTAGATCGTTTGCAAGTTCATTTGCCAAACATGCATCAAGTGAGGTTCGAAGGGAACCAGCCAATCTCAATCGTGTTAGCGAACCCAAGAAACTCTAAGACGATGCTTACTGAATTTTTCAAGATGAATTCAGTTGACCCAAATGCAAGGAAATGCCTTTATCGAGAATTTCCTGAGCATTACAGATGGTTAGCGAGTTCACGTGAATGGCAGAAGAGAAAAAGTACACAACGAGTTATGGGTCGATTATATGTAGCTTCACCATTGGAAGGAGAATGGTTTTATGAGAATTTTACTCACATCGTTCGAACATTTAAGAACGATCAATGGCGTCACACATCCTACTTTCAGGGCTGCAGCTGAAGCCCTCGGTCTAATCGAAAATGACGAAAGCATTCGTCAATGTCTTCTAGAAGCATCTTTTGTACGAATGCCATCTGCATTACGTCGGTTATTTGCAACCATATTGGTATATTGTCAACCAACTGAATTACGGGCACTCTGGGATGAGTTTTTTCCTTACATGGTTGAGGATTATCCAAGTTCAAACACAACAAGTAATCATGTTTTTCTCACTAACAAACTTTTGCAAGACATAGATAGGTTAATAAGACCACTTAGAAAAAGGATTTCTGACTACACTGAGTTGCCAAGTTTACCTGAATGTACTGATGACATTGACGAGCTTCCTTCTATCATGGAGGAGTACTTTTGGCATGCGTTGGCACTCTCAATAGTGACCAACAAGTTGCATACGATACAATAATGAATTCTGTCATTTCAAAGGTTGGTTGTTCTTTCTTTGTTGATGGTCCTGGAGGCACCGGTAAAAAAAATTTATACAGAGCCCTTCTTGCTACTGTAAAAAGTAGAGGCGAAATAGCTATTCCCACTGCAACGTCTGGAATTGCAGCAACGTTGTTGCACCAGGGAAGAACATCACATTCGACTTTTCAGCTTCCACTTAATCCGGATAGCTCATCAACTTGCTCATTCACTAAACGTTCTAAAACTGCAATTCTCCTAAAAAATTCTGCTATTATCGTATGGGATGAGGCCCCAATGACACACAGATATCAATTTGAAGATGTTGATCGGTCACTCAAGGATTTAATGGGGAACAACTTTCCGTTCGGGGGGAAAATTATTGTGTTTGGTGGTGATTTTAGACAGGTTTTACCGGTGGTTCGAAATGGAACTAGAGCTCAAATGATTGACGCATCTTTTGTCAGGTCCCCTATGTGGAGACACATTCGTATTTTGCGTTTGAGAGAAAATATGagatcaattgatgataacggCCATCATATTCTAAGCCATTAAAActccaaattaatataataatcctttatattcccaaaattaaagtacataacttactaaaagtctttaattaaattattaaagcattaagcataaactaggtgaataatattaaagtgaaatactcgccactactcgtttccatcgttcccagcagtacctaaaacaaaaaataaaaatggtgagccgaagactcagtaacgactatcctagcaacgtaaattcatttcatttcattttatttaataacacatggagaataaaataagtaaaacatttaataaaacatcatatttaattcattcataaatttttaattaacatgctagttgtcggcaagtacgaaccgtgaaggaattctccactgggcctgggcccataagagcctgggcttaTCATCGAACTGTAACATGGGCCTGGTCCCTGAGCCTGAACTcataaccatgggagcctgggctcgtaatccatgggtggacaggtgtccgtggtgcatgcatgaccggtacaTGTTGTATGTATTtgagttgaaataacataactcttttaactcataaaacatcattttgatcctgggattaataaaatatcattcCTTTCATAGCATtgtataaacatcattttatgggaaaactcaatcaaatcattttataggaaacaattcaatcaaatcatatttcgtcccacaatccataaaacacatcaaaacatttaattcataaaattcaattataacgtcataatttcataaatcatatttataaggggattgcgggtactagcaatagtcgTTACCTATCTCCACGATTTGCTAGGGATTTTCCTAGGTTCGTTCGTCCTGGGCTCCGaatccaatttctttaaaaatagtgaataattgaattagtactagatcgat encodes:
- the LOC110787822 gene encoding uncharacterized protein, encoding MQANNLRWIALIQDKIHADLYKGLEDSLHAGEHNTENVGRRTILPSSFVGSPRDMHQRYQDAMALVHKFGKPDIFLTMTCNPSWPEIQSKLLVIQVPNDRPDLLTRVFHAKLEELKKDVLERGILGTVVAYVYVIEFQKSGLPHVHMLLILDQNDKLTTPDDFDKIVRAVIPDEQQEPKLYKGVLKHMIHGPCGVLNHKSPCMKQGSCKKGLPKEFSNDTKQGNDSYPLYRRPQDRPAVPLRENSRVRVDNRWVVPYNPFFLLKYDCHVNIEICSSIKCVKYLYKYIHKGSDRV